Proteins from a single region of Desulfolutivibrio sulfoxidireducens:
- a CDS encoding CBS domain-containing protein: MYVGLKMLKDFRKITPKTSVKDADRYLRESDLWMLLVVDEDSGELVGYVRKEDIAMALPSVMTTLEKHEALYLLTKLTVGKVMRRDITVVPPEMEIEAAAEIMFQKKLAGLAVVDSRGKLVGYINRTVMLDVLVEEMGLRQGGSRIVFEVEDRTGVIFEVSGIIREFGVSIISTGTFFHDSRRMVVIRLATDDPSRIAVAIGQRGYRLVTAEDFVMEWLR, translated from the coding sequence ATGTACGTCGGCCTGAAAATGCTCAAGGACTTTCGAAAAATCACGCCCAAGACCTCGGTCAAGGACGCCGACAGATACCTCCGGGAATCCGATCTGTGGATGCTCCTGGTGGTGGACGAGGACTCGGGGGAACTTGTGGGCTACGTGCGCAAGGAAGACATCGCCATGGCCCTGCCCTCGGTCATGACCACCCTGGAGAAGCACGAGGCCCTCTATCTTTTGACCAAGCTCACCGTGGGCAAGGTCATGCGCCGGGACATCACCGTGGTCCCTCCGGAAATGGAGATCGAGGCCGCCGCCGAGATCATGTTCCAGAAAAAACTGGCCGGGCTGGCCGTGGTCGATTCCCGGGGCAAGCTTGTGGGCTACATCAACCGCACGGTCATGCTCGACGTGTTGGTGGAGGAAATGGGCCTGCGCCAGGGCGGTTCGCGCATCGTCTTCGAGGTCGAGGACAGAACCGGCGTCATTTTCGAGGTCTCGGGCATCATCAGGGAGTTCGGGGTGAGCATCATCTCCACCGGCACCTTTTTCCACGACAGCCGGCGCATGGTGGTCATCCGCCTGGCCACGGACGACCCTTCGCGCATCGCCGTGGCCATCGGCCAGCGCGGCTACCGCCTGGTCACGGCCGAGGACTTCGTCATGGAGTGGCTGCGGTGA
- a CDS encoding ABC transporter ATP-binding protein → MAAVTPLLEVKDLTLTFRGLAALLDAGFTVEKGTVVSLIGPNGAGKTSMLNCISGRYHPDEGGIFLDGADLLAVPAHARTRLGLSRTFQNIALFRGLSVLDNLMVGRHARMDYGLLAALCYFGRARRQEGVHRRRVEDIIDFLGLSPHRHTPAGMLPYGVQKRVELGRALAAEPKLILLDEPMAGMNLEETEDMARYILDISEEWGITVLLVEHDMGVVMDISHKVVVLDFGRILAQGTPGEVMANQEVVAAYLGSEDAAFFGR, encoded by the coding sequence GTGGCTGCGGTGACGCCTCTTTTGGAAGTCAAGGATCTGACCCTGACCTTCCGGGGCCTGGCCGCGCTTCTGGACGCCGGGTTCACTGTGGAAAAGGGTACCGTGGTCTCGCTCATCGGTCCCAACGGCGCGGGCAAGACCAGCATGCTCAACTGCATAAGCGGCCGCTACCACCCCGACGAGGGAGGCATTTTTCTGGACGGGGCCGACCTTCTGGCCGTGCCGGCCCATGCCCGCACCCGGCTCGGCCTGTCCAGGACCTTCCAGAACATCGCCCTGTTCCGGGGGCTTTCGGTCCTGGACAACCTCATGGTCGGCCGCCACGCCCGCATGGACTACGGTCTTTTGGCCGCCCTGTGCTACTTCGGCCGGGCCAGGCGGCAGGAGGGCGTCCACCGCCGCCGGGTGGAGGACATCATCGATTTTTTGGGCCTTTCCCCCCATCGCCACACCCCGGCGGGCATGCTGCCCTATGGGGTGCAAAAAAGGGTGGAGCTTGGCCGGGCCCTGGCCGCCGAGCCCAAGCTGATCCTTCTCGACGAGCCCATGGCCGGCATGAACCTGGAAGAGACCGAGGACATGGCCCGCTACATCCTGGACATCAGCGAGGAGTGGGGCATCACCGTGCTTTTGGTGGAACACGACATGGGCGTGGTCATGGACATCTCGCACAAGGTGGTGGTCCTGGATTTCGGTCGGATTCTGGCCCAGGGCACGCCCGGGGAGGTCATGGCCAACCAGGAGGTGGTGGCCGCCTACCTGGGCAGCGAGGACGCCGCCTTTTTCGGGCGGTAA
- a CDS encoding helix-turn-helix domain-containing protein has translation MFGTPVSMSLDAYSRGTGGALVRNDPLVMVTEIKRQLVTAIGAIISDRGLTQGRAAALMGVSQPRISDAVRGKVEKFTIDALVEMLARAGCRTGVLVSREDMAG, from the coding sequence ATGTTCGGAACACCCGTGAGCATGTCGCTGGACGCGTACTCCCGGGGAACGGGAGGGGCGCTTGTGCGCAATGACCCCCTTGTGATGGTAACCGAAATCAAGCGGCAGTTGGTGACGGCCATTGGGGCCATCATCAGCGACCGTGGCCTGACCCAGGGCCGGGCGGCCGCGCTTATGGGCGTCAGCCAGCCGCGCATCAGCGATGCCGTGCGCGGCAAGGTGGAGAAGTTCACCATCGACGCCCTGGTGGAGATGCTTGCCCGGGCGGGCTGCCGGACCGGGGTGCTCGTGAGCCGGGAGGACATGGCGGGCTAG
- a CDS encoding AMP-binding protein, with translation MSRTPPSHAPAAEGSPPAPAARTLPGLLLERARAVGKKTALREKQWGVWQAYSWRDYLDAAAEFAAGLRRLGLGRGDVVVLIGDNRPEWLWAELAIQGLRGMALGLYQDAPAGEIAYVFELSEARVVVAEDQEQVDKILSIRDSLPALSHIVYHDPKGLAGYDVPGLLSFDAVRGLGRDQAGEFAAWAAEVEPGDPCLIATTSGTTGRPKLAVLSHENLLSMAANLGRVDPKLPSDEFVSFLPLAWMGEQMMSVASALLFGFCVNFPEEPDTVQENIREIGPHVIFSPPRVWENLAARVRVKIMETSRLKRFLYDLFMPVGLALADVRFAGKRPGPGLRVAYAVAWFCLFRALADRLGFSRVRSAATGGAALGPDTFRFFHALGVNLKQIYGQTEISGISCIHLDGQVDFDSVGVPIPGTEMRISEEGEILSKSPAVFLGYYKNDQATRETLLDGWLRSGDAGYFDDRGRLVVIDRLKDVMRLESGVRFSPQFLENKLKFSPYVREAVVLGHGRALLSAIVCIDAEIVGRYAESRLLTYTTYQDLAAKPEIRELIRSEIARINATLPKETRISRFALLFKELDPDDGELTRTRKVRRGVVEKRYAPLVESLFTDESAIDLRARISFQDGRVREMRGIIHLVTV, from the coding sequence ATGTCCCGGACGCCGCCTTCCCATGCCCCCGCCGCCGAGGGTTCGCCGCCGGCCCCCGCGGCCCGGACCCTGCCCGGCCTTCTGCTGGAGAGGGCCCGCGCGGTCGGCAAAAAAACGGCCCTGCGCGAAAAACAGTGGGGGGTGTGGCAGGCCTATTCCTGGCGCGACTACCTGGACGCGGCCGCGGAATTCGCGGCGGGACTGCGGCGGCTTGGCCTGGGGCGCGGGGACGTGGTGGTGCTCATCGGCGACAACCGGCCCGAATGGCTGTGGGCCGAACTGGCCATCCAGGGCCTGCGGGGCATGGCCCTGGGCCTCTACCAGGACGCCCCGGCGGGCGAGATCGCCTACGTGTTCGAGCTCTCCGAGGCCCGGGTGGTGGTGGCCGAGGACCAGGAACAGGTGGACAAGATCCTCTCCATCCGGGACTCCCTGCCGGCCCTGAGCCATATCGTATACCACGATCCCAAGGGGCTTGCCGGGTACGACGTGCCCGGGCTTTTGTCCTTCGACGCCGTGCGCGGGCTGGGCCGGGACCAGGCCGGCGAGTTCGCGGCCTGGGCCGCCGAGGTCGAACCCGGCGACCCCTGTCTCATCGCCACCACCTCGGGCACCACGGGGCGCCCCAAGCTGGCCGTGCTCTCCCATGAGAACCTGCTGTCCATGGCCGCAAACCTCGGCCGCGTGGACCCCAAGCTGCCTTCCGACGAATTCGTGTCCTTTCTGCCCCTGGCCTGGATGGGCGAGCAGATGATGAGCGTGGCCTCGGCGCTTTTATTCGGGTTTTGCGTCAATTTCCCCGAGGAGCCGGACACGGTCCAGGAAAACATCCGGGAGATCGGTCCGCATGTCATTTTTTCGCCGCCCCGGGTGTGGGAGAATCTGGCCGCCAGGGTGCGGGTCAAGATCATGGAGACCTCCAGGCTCAAGCGCTTCCTCTACGATCTCTTCATGCCCGTGGGCCTGGCCCTGGCCGACGTCCGCTTCGCCGGAAAACGGCCGGGACCGGGGTTGCGTGTGGCCTACGCCGTGGCCTGGTTCTGTCTTTTCCGGGCCCTGGCCGACCGCCTGGGATTTTCCCGGGTGCGCTCGGCCGCGACCGGCGGCGCGGCCCTCGGGCCCGATACCTTCCGCTTTTTCCACGCCCTGGGCGTCAATTTGAAGCAGATCTATGGCCAGACCGAAATCTCGGGCATCTCCTGCATCCACCTGGACGGCCAGGTGGACTTCGATTCCGTGGGCGTGCCCATCCCCGGGACCGAGATGCGCATCTCCGAGGAAGGGGAGATCCTCTCCAAAAGCCCGGCCGTGTTTCTGGGCTACTACAAAAACGACCAGGCCACCCGGGAAACGCTCCTCGACGGCTGGCTGCGTTCCGGAGACGCCGGGTATTTCGATGATCGCGGCCGGCTGGTGGTCATCGACAGGCTCAAGGACGTCATGCGTCTCGAGTCGGGGGTGCGGTTCTCGCCCCAGTTTCTGGAGAACAAGCTCAAGTTCTCGCCCTACGTGCGCGAGGCCGTGGTCCTGGGGCATGGCCGGGCCCTTCTGTCGGCCATCGTGTGCATCGATGCCGAGATCGTGGGGCGCTACGCCGAATCCAGGCTTCTGACCTACACCACCTATCAGGATCTGGCGGCCAAGCCCGAGATCAGGGAGCTGATCCGGTCGGAGATTGCCAGGATAAACGCCACGCTTCCGAAAGAGACCCGCATTTCCCGCTTCGCCCTGCTTTTCAAGGAGCTCGATCCCGATGACGGGGAGCTTACCCGCACCCGAAAGGTGCGCCGGGGGGTGGTGGAAAAACGGTATGCGCCGCTCGTGGAATCGCTGTTCACCGATGAATCCGCGATCGACCTGCGGGCGCGCATCAGCTTTCAGGATGGGCGGGTCCGGGAGATGCGCGGGATCATACACCTTGTGACCGTGTGA
- a CDS encoding ferredoxin: protein MSIEIDQDACMGCEACVETCPDVFELNADGKAQVKDPDSDADCVDEAIDSCPAEAISRS, encoded by the coding sequence ATGTCCATTGAGATCGATCAGGATGCGTGCATGGGCTGTGAAGCCTGCGTGGAAACCTGTCCGGACGTGTTTGAGTTGAACGCTGACGGCAAGGCCCAGGTGAAGGATCCCGATTCCGACGCCGACTGTGTGGACGAGGCCATTGATTCCTGTCCCGCCGAGGCGATTTCCCGGTCCTGA